A genomic stretch from Mesoaciditoga lauensis cd-1655R = DSM 25116 includes:
- a CDS encoding ABC transporter permease subunit, giving the protein MSFKQIVIWLSVTLIDAILAWSIVVLTSNGSYGLAVIVALLLIFIDYALINPKGYPFLYMIPALIFMMILTVYPIYYTFQIAFENYMTGYMWSRQEVIDTLLNTIIIKPNPQYFDYSVYTLYKGYVPTEKFVLLLKGEDGRLYVAQMPKKSGQRYISRFEMLTDGSVTIDGVKYSIVRSVKDPSKVISISSQEGVYSYFYNPSDRDTFPNLKFFNMHYSSILSNTEFINPQAGTLFFTNKYGFAKLVTAKYEYTLSNMPVLENGKNVERTVLINTITGLPVIEKDYAFWDVDPHTGKRTKIMGYYGYSGLKNFKDLLTNKQIMSPFLSVFIWTFEWAALSVFFTFSVGLFLAIVLNNRKMRFRTIYRTLLIIPWAIPAFISIIMFRVGFFNVSFGIINKIFLEQWLHLGPIDWFGNAFWAKVALLMVNTWLGFPYMMVISLGALQSIPNELYEAASIDGASKWYAFRKITFPLLMIPLAPLLVASFAFNFNNFNVIYLLTAGGPPIPNSITPAGQTDILLSYTYNLAFGGASGRNYGLAAAISILIFVIIATISAVNFKLSGSFEEVNK; this is encoded by the coding sequence TTGTCTTTTAAGCAAATCGTCATTTGGTTGTCGGTAACTCTTATTGATGCCATTCTGGCATGGTCGATAGTGGTTTTGACTTCGAATGGTTCTTATGGATTAGCTGTAATAGTTGCGCTTTTGCTCATCTTCATCGACTACGCGCTTATAAATCCAAAGGGTTATCCTTTTTTGTACATGATACCTGCACTCATATTCATGATGATATTAACGGTTTACCCCATATACTACACATTTCAAATCGCGTTTGAGAACTACATGACAGGATATATGTGGAGTCGCCAGGAAGTAATAGATACCCTTTTGAACACCATTATCATAAAGCCAAACCCACAATATTTCGATTATTCCGTTTATACCCTTTACAAAGGATATGTCCCAACGGAGAAATTCGTTCTTCTATTAAAAGGTGAGGACGGAAGGCTCTATGTTGCCCAAATGCCAAAGAAGAGCGGGCAAAGATATATAAGCCGATTTGAAATGCTCACAGATGGAAGCGTAACTATAGATGGAGTGAAATATTCGATCGTTAGATCCGTTAAAGACCCTTCAAAGGTAATATCAATTTCTTCACAAGAAGGTGTTTACAGTTATTTTTACAATCCTTCAGATCGAGATACTTTTCCGAATTTGAAGTTTTTCAACATGCATTATTCTTCTATTCTCAGCAATACCGAATTCATAAATCCACAAGCGGGAACGCTTTTCTTCACAAACAAGTACGGATTTGCGAAACTTGTAACAGCCAAATATGAATATACCCTTTCGAATATGCCCGTTTTGGAAAACGGCAAAAACGTGGAAAGAACCGTGCTTATAAATACCATTACCGGTTTGCCGGTAATTGAAAAAGATTACGCATTTTGGGACGTAGATCCTCATACTGGAAAAAGAACGAAAATAATGGGTTATTATGGTTACTCAGGGCTTAAAAACTTCAAAGATCTTTTGACCAACAAGCAAATCATGTCCCCATTTTTGTCAGTTTTCATTTGGACCTTCGAATGGGCCGCTTTAAGCGTGTTTTTTACTTTCAGCGTTGGTTTGTTCTTGGCAATCGTGCTTAACAACAGAAAAATGAGATTCAGAACGATTTACAGAACTCTTCTTATAATTCCGTGGGCCATTCCTGCTTTCATATCCATAATAATGTTCAGGGTTGGGTTCTTCAACGTGAGTTTTGGAATTATAAACAAAATATTCTTAGAACAATGGCTCCATCTAGGTCCAATAGACTGGTTTGGGAACGCTTTTTGGGCAAAAGTAGCTTTGCTTATGGTAAACACATGGTTGGGATTTCCCTATATGATGGTTATATCTTTGGGGGCTCTCCAATCCATTCCAAACGAGTTGTACGAAGCTGCATCCATTGATGGTGCCTCAAAGTGGTATGCGTTTCGAAAGATAACTTTTCCGTTGCTCATGATTCCACTTGCGCCGTTGCTTGTCGCATCGTTCGCATTTAATTTCAACAACTTCAACGTCATCTACCTTTTGACAGCCGGTGGGCCACCAATACCAAACTCTATAACGCCAGCTGGCCAAACAGATATACTTTTGAGTTACACTTACAACCTTGCTTTTGGAGGCGCGTCAGGAAGAAATTACGGCTTGGCAGCTGCGATTTCAATCTTGATATTCGTCATAATCGCAACGATAAGTGCAGTCAACTTCAAGCTCTCCGGTTCTTTTGAAGAGGTGAATAAATGA